In Candidatus Leptovillus gracilis, a single window of DNA contains:
- a CDS encoding FAD-binding oxidoreductase, protein MRRWNGWGDTTTDYPLPAAAVEFLTARVGPGAPQRDAALADVVTGVPPSRLSAHKLINQEPETRLRHACGQSLPDWVAMRYGRFPAFPDGVAFPTVDAEVRELIQYAIETGVTIIPYGGGTSVVGHINPQPGDAPVLTVDLGRLNQLRHFDRHSLLATFGAGTPGPDVEAQLRAHGCTLGHYPQSFELSSVGGWVVTRSSGQQSRGYGRIEDLFAGGTLESPAGTWTLPPHPASAAGPDLRQLVLGSEGRLGILTEATVRARPLPESEEFHAVFFPSFAQGQTAVRQMAQAGVPVSMLRLSTAVETTTTLALAGHERLIGGLEALLGLRGVDKDKAMLMIGATGSSALVKMARKTAIEAANEYGGVHVGQTFGKQWIKGRFHTPYLRNTLWEMGYAVDTLETAVPWSNVDKTITAIEAALHTTLADEGEKVHVFTHLSHVYTTGASIYTTYLFRLTNDPEVVLARWGKLKAAASTAVVANQGTISHQHGVGVDHAPYLAAEKGELGMAVLQDALRRFDPYGVMNPGKLVG, encoded by the coding sequence ATGAGACGATGGAATGGGTGGGGTGATACCACCACGGATTATCCTCTACCGGCTGCGGCCGTTGAATTCCTGACAGCACGGGTTGGACCCGGCGCGCCGCAGCGCGACGCGGCGTTGGCCGACGTGGTCACCGGCGTGCCGCCCTCCCGTCTGTCGGCCCACAAACTCATCAACCAGGAGCCAGAAACACGGCTGCGCCACGCCTGCGGCCAGAGTTTGCCCGATTGGGTGGCGATGCGCTACGGCCGTTTCCCGGCCTTCCCCGATGGCGTCGCCTTCCCCACCGTAGACGCCGAAGTGCGGGAACTGATCCAATACGCCATTGAAACTGGCGTCACAATCATCCCCTATGGCGGGGGAACCAGCGTCGTCGGTCACATCAACCCGCAGCCGGGCGATGCGCCGGTGCTGACGGTGGACCTGGGGCGGCTGAACCAACTGCGCCACTTCGACCGGCACAGCCTGCTGGCGACCTTTGGCGCGGGCACGCCAGGGCCAGACGTAGAGGCGCAGCTTCGCGCCCACGGCTGCACGCTGGGCCATTACCCGCAGTCGTTTGAACTGTCGTCGGTGGGCGGCTGGGTGGTTACACGCTCCAGTGGGCAGCAGTCCAGGGGCTACGGCCGTATCGAAGACCTGTTCGCCGGCGGCACACTCGAATCACCGGCCGGGACGTGGACGCTGCCGCCCCACCCTGCCTCGGCTGCCGGGCCAGATTTGCGCCAATTGGTGCTTGGCTCTGAGGGGCGGCTGGGCATCCTGACGGAAGCCACCGTGCGCGCCCGCCCACTGCCGGAAAGCGAAGAGTTCCACGCAGTGTTCTTCCCCAGTTTTGCCCAGGGGCAAACGGCCGTGCGCCAGATGGCCCAGGCGGGTGTACCCGTCTCCATGCTGCGGCTGAGTACGGCCGTCGAAACCACCACCACCCTGGCCCTGGCCGGGCATGAACGGCTTATCGGTGGGCTGGAGGCCCTGCTGGGGCTGCGCGGCGTGGACAAAGACAAAGCCATGCTGATGATTGGCGCGACGGGCAGCAGCGCGCTGGTGAAGATGGCGCGCAAAACAGCCATCGAAGCCGCCAATGAATACGGCGGCGTCCACGTGGGACAAACTTTTGGCAAACAATGGATCAAGGGTCGCTTCCACACGCCCTATTTGCGCAACACTTTGTGGGAAATGGGTTACGCGGTGGATACGCTGGAAACGGCCGTCCCCTGGTCCAACGTAGACAAAACCATAACTGCCATCGAAGCGGCGCTGCACACCACCCTGGCCGACGAAGGCGAAAAGGTCCACGTCTTCACCCACCTGTCGCACGTCTATACGACCGGGGCCAGCATCTACACCACCTATCTGTTCCGGCTGACCAACGACCCAGAAGTGGTGTTGGCGCGGTGGGGCAAATTGAAGGCGGCGGCTTCGACGGCCGTGGTCGCCAACCAGGGAACCATCAGCCACCAACACGGCGTGGGCGTAGACCATGCGCCCTATCTGGCAGCGGAAAAGGGCGAATTGGGCATGGCCGTCTTGCAAGACGCCCTGCGCCGCTTCGACCCCTACGGCGTGATGAATCCTGGGAAATTAGTGGGGTAG